From the genome of Lineus longissimus chromosome 8, tnLinLong1.2, whole genome shotgun sequence, one region includes:
- the LOC135493045 gene encoding uncharacterized protein LOC135493045 isoform X2 → MRPEHAEKCVFMTLMTSSSPISKLKKYENFADTPVLPKNASRWKAWDAEQIGIRFRQHKVEQDKWRKLLKEKISSSVTISKWGIMVKAFKDLMDEIPYSPSASSMSRLIRILNSHHNNAIRHVRPKSKKDMTTTGSTDEDDDNADEDDIEFVKAERRAVGDGCKEMRLEFSCVVDQMVEKTGIQKGPLKNIFITQLVLFLGDFQIMLRNWEQGRPPLEAAFQNLFRMFANIFMIPFRPGDAEDARSMKIFGQQVVCKPDLRYQLNSDITGDKAERDSFVVTIAEVKKISTFTEGSRFGIGLHSSRDVVKPSTGTTTSEKISSSPPMKRLKAVPVEEEVDLPDDIKGQHAVELLMEIPFSTVRDSEKMKCALGLIIQGTKVRLTWLEITLEHFELIQEEKFKELDDDTKAYISYSQGYDMFVKEDRRNLVEILMGMAAIGEKAATPFWQSLMPLLPVKT, encoded by the exons ATGAGacctgaacatgctgaaaagTGCGTATTTATGACCCTGATGACGTCGTCTTCACCGATTTCGAAATTGaagaaatatgaaaattttgcCGATACGCCTGTATTACCAAAGAATGCCAGCCGGTGGAAGGCTTGGGATGCTGAACAAATCGGCATCCGTTTTAGGCAGCACAAAGTTGAACAGGATAAATGGCGGAAACTTCTGAAAGAGAAGATTAGCAGTAGTGTTACCATATCAAAATGGGGGATTATGGTGAAAGCTTTTAAAGATCTGATGGATGAGATACCATACAGCCCATCGGCGTCATCTATGAGTCGCCTGATTAGAATCTTGAATTCCCACCACAACAACgccatcaggcatgtcaggcccaagtcgAAGAAGGACATGACAACGACTGGTTCCactgacgaagatgatgacaaCGCCGATGAGGATGACATAGAATTCGTGAAGGCTGAACGCAGGGCAGTGGGTGACGGGTGCAAGGAGATGAGGTTGGAGTTTTCCTGTGTGGTGGACCAAATGGTTGAGAAAACTGGTATCCAAAAAGGTCCCTTAAAAAATATCTT CATTACACAGTTGGTCCTATTTTTAGGGGATTTCCAGATTATGTTACGCAATTGGGAACAGGGAAGACCACCTCTGGAAGCTGCCTTCCAAAATCTTTTTCGGATGTTTGCCAATATTTTTATGATACCATTCAG GCCAGGTGACGCAGAGGATGCACGTTCCATGAAAATTTTCGGACAACAGGTTGTTTGCAAGCCAGACCTTCGTTATCAACTCAACTCTGATATTACTGGTGATAAGGCTGAAAGAGACAGCTTTGTGGTCACAATTGCTGAG GTTAAGAAAATTTCTACCTTCACTGAAGGAAGCCGctttggtataggcctacattcttCTAGGGATGTTGTAAAACCAAGTACTGGCACGACCACATCAGAAAAGATTTCATCTTCTCCACCAATGAAGCGATTGAAGGCAGTACCGGTGGAAGAAGAGGTTGATCTCCCAGATGATATCAAAGGTCAGCATGCTGTAGAACTTCTCATGGAGATTCCATTTTCTACAGTGAGAGATTCCGAAAAAATGAAGTGTGCATTAGGCTTGATCATACAAGGCACTAAG gtTCGTCTCACATGGCTAGAAATCACACTTGAGCACTTCGAACTCATACAGGAAGAAAAGTTCAAAGAGCTGGATGAtgatacaaaggcctacatATCCTATTCTCAAGGATATGACATGTTTGTTAAAGAAGATAGGAGGAATTTGGTTGAGATCTTGATGGGCATGGCTGCCATTGGAGAAAAAGCCGCCACACCATTTTGGCAGTCCTTAATGCCACTGTTACCAGTGAAGACCTAA
- the LOC135493045 gene encoding uncharacterized protein LOC135493045 isoform X1, translating into MTLMTSSSPISKLKKYENFADTPVLPKNASRWKAWDAEQIGIRFRQHKVEQDKWRKLLKEKISSSVTISKWGIMVKAFKDLMDEIPYSPSASSMSRLIRILNSHHNNAIRHVRPKSKKDMTTTGSTDEDDDNADEDDIEFVKAERRAVGDGCKEMRLEFSCVVDQMVEKTGIQKGPLKNIFITQLVLFLGDFQIMLRNWEQGRPPLEAAFQNLFRMFANIFMIPFRPGDAEDARSMKIFGQQVVCKPDLRYQLNSDITGDKAERDSFVVTIAEVKKISTFTEGSRFGIGLHSSRDVVKPSTGTTTSEKISSSPPMKRLKAVPVEEEVDLPDDIKGQHAVELLMEIPFSTVRDSEKMKCALGLIIQGTKVRLTWLEITLEHFELIQEEKFKELDDDTKAYISYSQGYDMFVKEDRRNLVEILMGMAAIGEKAATPFWQSLMPLLPVKT; encoded by the exons ATGACCCTGATGACGTCGTCTTCACCGATTTCGAAATTGaagaaatatgaaaattttgcCGATACGCCTGTATTACCAAAGAATGCCAGCCGGTGGAAGGCTTGGGATGCTGAACAAATCGGCATCCGTTTTAGGCAGCACAAAGTTGAACAGGATAAATGGCGGAAACTTCTGAAAGAGAAGATTAGCAGTAGTGTTACCATATCAAAATGGGGGATTATGGTGAAAGCTTTTAAAGATCTGATGGATGAGATACCATACAGCCCATCGGCGTCATCTATGAGTCGCCTGATTAGAATCTTGAATTCCCACCACAACAACgccatcaggcatgtcaggcccaagtcgAAGAAGGACATGACAACGACTGGTTCCactgacgaagatgatgacaaCGCCGATGAGGATGACATAGAATTCGTGAAGGCTGAACGCAGGGCAGTGGGTGACGGGTGCAAGGAGATGAGGTTGGAGTTTTCCTGTGTGGTGGACCAAATGGTTGAGAAAACTGGTATCCAAAAAGGTCCCTTAAAAAATATCTT CATTACACAGTTGGTCCTATTTTTAGGGGATTTCCAGATTATGTTACGCAATTGGGAACAGGGAAGACCACCTCTGGAAGCTGCCTTCCAAAATCTTTTTCGGATGTTTGCCAATATTTTTATGATACCATTCAG GCCAGGTGACGCAGAGGATGCACGTTCCATGAAAATTTTCGGACAACAGGTTGTTTGCAAGCCAGACCTTCGTTATCAACTCAACTCTGATATTACTGGTGATAAGGCTGAAAGAGACAGCTTTGTGGTCACAATTGCTGAG GTTAAGAAAATTTCTACCTTCACTGAAGGAAGCCGctttggtataggcctacattcttCTAGGGATGTTGTAAAACCAAGTACTGGCACGACCACATCAGAAAAGATTTCATCTTCTCCACCAATGAAGCGATTGAAGGCAGTACCGGTGGAAGAAGAGGTTGATCTCCCAGATGATATCAAAGGTCAGCATGCTGTAGAACTTCTCATGGAGATTCCATTTTCTACAGTGAGAGATTCCGAAAAAATGAAGTGTGCATTAGGCTTGATCATACAAGGCACTAAG gtTCGTCTCACATGGCTAGAAATCACACTTGAGCACTTCGAACTCATACAGGAAGAAAAGTTCAAAGAGCTGGATGAtgatacaaaggcctacatATCCTATTCTCAAGGATATGACATGTTTGTTAAAGAAGATAGGAGGAATTTGGTTGAGATCTTGATGGGCATGGCTGCCATTGGAGAAAAAGCCGCCACACCATTTTGGCAGTCCTTAATGCCACTGTTACCAGTGAAGACCTAA